One genomic segment of Tripterygium wilfordii isolate XIE 37 chromosome 9, ASM1340144v1, whole genome shotgun sequence includes these proteins:
- the LOC120006156 gene encoding UPF0051 protein ABCI8, chloroplastic-like translates to MASLLANGISSFSPQPVSDPQKLYKTLPFHLKLDSVRPPNAKARSLKIRADVGYESKTLNSSPPGNASSSTAISSDDKIREILRNTNYKEKFGFSIDIDSLSIPKGLSNETIRLISSLKEEPDWMLEFRLKAFEKFLKMKEPKWSDNRYPSIDFQDICYYSAPKKKPTLNSLDEADPELVKYFDRLGVPLNERNRLANVAVDAVLDSVSIATTHRKTLEKAGVIFCSISEAIREYPDLVKKYLGRVVPSEDNYYAALNSAVFSDGSFVYIPKDTKCPMQISTYFRINALETGQFERTLIVANDRSFVEYLEGCTAPSYDTNQLHAAVVELYCAEDAEIKYSTVQNWYAGDEEGKGGIYNFVTKRGLCAGPRSKISWTQVETGSAITWKYPSVVLEGDDTVGEFYSVALTNNYQQADTGTKMIHKGKNTRSRIISKGISAGNSRNCYRGLVQIQSKAGNSRNSSQCDSMLIGDRAAANTYPYIQVKNPTARVEHEASTSKVSEDQLFYFQQRGIDYEKAMAAMISGFCRDVFNELPQEFGAEVNQLLSLKLEGSVG, encoded by the exons ATGGCTTCTCTGCTAGCTAACGGCATCTCAAGCTTCTCTCCCCAACCTGTATCTGATCCACAGAAGCTGTACAAGACGTTACCTTTTCATCTAAAACTGGATTCTGTGAGACCCCCAAATGCGAAAGCGAGGTCCTTGAAGATCCGAGCCGATGTCGGGTATGAATCAAAGACTTTGAATTCGAGTCCGCCAGGTAACGCCTCTTCTTCAACAGCGATTAGTTCCGATGATAAAATCAGAGAGATTCTGCGAAATACCAATTATAAAGAGAAGTTTGGGTTCTCAATTGATATAGACTCTCTTTCGATTCCTAAAGGGCTCTCAAATGAAACGATCCGGTTAATTTCTTCTCTTAAAGAAGAACCGGATTGGATGTTAGAATTTAGACTGAAAGCTTTTGAGAAGTTTTTGAAGATGAAAGAACCTAAATGGTCTGATAACCGATACCCTTCTATTGATTTTCAAGATATTTGCTATTACTCTGCACCCAAGAAGAAACCCACCTTGAATAGCTTAGATGAGGCTGACCCGGAACTCGTTAAGTACTTTGATCGATTGGGTGTGCCTCTGAATGAGCGGAACCGATTGGCTAATGTTGCAGTAGATGCGGTTTTGGATAGTGTATCGATTGCAACCACTCATAGGAAGACTTTAGAGAAGGCTGGTGTCATTTTTTGTTCCATATCTGAGGCCATAAGGGAGTATCCGGATTTGGTTAAGAAATATCTGGGTAGAGTTGTTCCTAGTGAAGACAATTACTATGCAGCTTTGAATTCTGCTGTGTTTAGTGATGGGTCCTTTGTTTATATACCCAAGGATACCAAGTGTCCTATGCAAATTTCAACATATTTTAGGATTAATGCATTAGAAACTGGACAGTTTGAGAGGACTCTCATAGTGGCGAATGATAGGAGTTTTGTAGAGTATTTGGAAGGCTGTACCGCTCCTTCTTATGATACAAACCAACTTCATGCTGCCGTGGTTGAGTTATATTGTGCTGAGGATGCAGAGATAAAGTACTCCACAGTGCAGAATTGGTATGCTGGGGATGAGGAAGGTAAGGGTGGGATTTACAATTTCGTTACCAAGCGAGGCCTTTGTGCTGGACCTCGATCAAAAATATCGTGGACCCAGGTGGAGACAGGGTCTGCAATCACTTGGAAGTACCCTAGTGTTGTTCTAGAGGGGGATGATACTGTGGGAGAGTTCTATTCAGTTGCTTTGACAAATAATTACCAGCAGGCTGATACAGGAACAAAGATGATACACAAGGGGAAGAATACAAGGAGTCGAATAATCTCAAAAGGCATATCAGCTGGGAATTCAAGAAACTGTTATAGGGGGCTTGTTCAGATTCAGTCAAAAGCAGGGAATTCTCGAAACTCATCGCAGTGCGATTCAATGCTTATTGGTGACCGTGCTGCTGCCAACACCTATCCATATATTCag GTGAAGAATCCCACTGCTCGTGTTGAACACGAAGCCAGTACCTCAAAAGTTAGTGAAGATCAACTTTTCTACTTTCAACAAAGGGGAATTGATTATGAGAAGGCCATGGCTGCTATGATTTCTGGGTTTTGCCGGGATGTTTTCAATGAACTTCCTCAGGAGTTTGGTGCTGAGGTTAACCAGCTCCTGAGCTTGAAGCTTGAGGGATCAGTTGGTTAG